The Daucus carota subsp. sativus chromosome 7, DH1 v3.0, whole genome shotgun sequence genome window below encodes:
- the LOC108196434 gene encoding lysophospholipid acyltransferase 1 isoform X2: MSGDAWKEGGIDATGALMVLTLKVISCAINYNDGLLKEEDLRESQKKNRLLELPSITEYFGYCLCCGSHFAGPVFEIKDYLNWTEKKGIWTASDKGKSPSPYWPALRAILQAVICMGLYLYLSPHFPLTRFTEPIYQEWGFWKRISYQYMAGFTARWKYYFIWSISESSIIISGLGFSGWTNSSPPKARWDRAKNVDILGVELATSSVQLPLVWNIQVSTWLRHYVYDRLVQKGKKPGFFQLLATQTVSAVWHGLYPGYMIFFVQTALMIAGSRVLYKWQQSLPPKMAIVKNLLVFINFLYTLMVLNCSAAGFMVLSFHETLTAYKSVYFIATIVPVTLILLGKIIKPARPARTKARKEE, from the exons ATGAGTGGGGATGCATGGAAGGAAGGGGGAATTGATGCCACTG GTGCCTTGATGGTTCTCACACTGAAAGTCATTTCTTGTGCAATCAACTACAATGATGGATTACTAAAGGAGGAAGATTTACGTGAATCACAAAAGAAAAATCGTTTACTTGAGTTGCCATCTATAACTGAGTATTTTGGATACTGCCTCTGTTGTGGTAGTCACTTTGCTGGCCCAGTTTTTGAAATTAAGGATTATCTTAATTGGACAGAAAAGAAGGGG ATTTGGACAGCTTCAGATAAGGGCAAATCCCCATCCCCATATTGGCCAGCTCTCAGAGCAATCCTCCAAGCTGTTATATGCATGGGCTTGTACCTGTATCTTTCGCCCCACTTCCCACTGACCCGTTTTACGGAACCTATATATCAAGAATGGGGTTTTTGGAAACGAATAAGTTACCAGTACATGGCTGGTTTTACGGCACGTTGGAAATATTACTTTATATGGTCAATCTCAGAATCTTCTATTATTATTTCTGGTCTGGGTTTTAGTGGCTGGACAAATTCTTCACCACCCAAAGCACGATGGGACCGTGCAAAAAATGTAGATATCTTGGGTGTTGAGTTGGCAACGAGTTCAGTTCAGCTGCCACTTGTATGGAACATACAAGTTAGTACCTGGCTTCGTCATT ATGTCTATGACAGACTCGTTCAGAAGGGAAAGAAACCTGGTTTCTTCCAGTTGCTGGCAACACAGACTGTTAGTGCTGTATGGCAT GGTCTTTATCCTGGGTACATGATATTTTTTGTTCAGACAGCTTTGATGATTGCTGGATCCAGAG TCCTATACAAATGGCAGCAATCTCTTCCTCCAAAAATGGCCATAGTGAAGAATCTATTGGTATTCATTAACTTTTTGTATACACTTATGGTTCTTAACTGCTCTGCCGCTGGTTTCATg GTATTAAGCTTCCATGAAACTCTTACCGCATACAAGAGCGTATACTTCATTGCGACCATTGTTCCTGTAACATTGATCCTTCTTGGAAAGATTATTAAACCGGCAAGGCCCGCCAGAACAAAAGCTCGCAAAGAAGAGTGA
- the LOC108193875 gene encoding uncharacterized protein LOC108193875: MSLILRLRGVLPNGMFLRPNVCRVDGYNSCGLVREYGQAVRKVEEEEDEEVEYDQRRLPTDYDPATFDPTEHRSPPTERVWRLVDEMAGLTLMEAAEFGSIMMKKMGMKEPPVVGMMKPGAGLGAMGAMKGPAAAKEEAIPEKTAFELKLESFDAPAKIKVIKEVRSFTDLGLKEAKELVEKIPAVFKKGVSKEEAEQIIEKMKAIGAKVVME; this comes from the coding sequence ATGAGTTTGATTTTGAGATTAAGGGGGGTTTTGCCGAATGGGATGTTTTTAAGACCGAATGTATGTCGTGTTGATGGATATAACTCGTGTGGGTTGGTTCGGGAATATGGTCAAGCTGTGAGGAAAGTTGAGGAAGAGGAGGATGAAGAAGTTGAGTATGACCAAAGGAGGCTCCCGACTGATTATGACCCAGCTACGTTTGATCCAACGGAGCATCGTAGTCCTCCTACGGAACGTGTGTGGAGGCTTGTTGATGAAATGGCGGGACTTACGTTGATGGAAGCTGCGGAGTTTGGTTCGATTATGATGAAGAAGATGGGTATGAAGGAACCCCCGGTTGTTGGTATGATGAAACCTGGTGCTGGGTTGGGTGCTATGGGTGCAATGAAGGGACCGGCCGCAGCGAAGGAGGAGGCGATTCCGGAGAAGACTGCGTTTGAACTGAAGTTGGAGTCATTTGATGCACCTGCAAAGATTAAGGTGATTAAAGAAGTGAGATCGTTTACGGATTTGGGGCTTAAAGAAGCCAAGGAATTGGTGGAGAAGATTCCTGCAGTTTTTAAGAAAGGGGTGTCGAAAGAAGAAGCAGAACAGATTATCGAGAAGATGAAAGCTATTGGTGCCAAAGTTGTCATGGAATGA
- the LOC108196436 gene encoding F-box/kelch-repeat protein At3g06240 — protein sequence MFASGALHWLAIDSPISGSHIIVGFDLGLEQFKELPSPVLEGPINTRCVVSVGSSLWILDEYPDSHRDMWVMLDSSGEGISWSKILSKRSALTYLRSVRPVYISMSDQGILFEVDSSRLVWYDLERKMLKNVRIRGPADKFDSHVYFQSLIQLNKDSPPLKPSQEKPHKEHQKRR from the coding sequence ATGTTTGCAAGTGGAGCTTTGCATTGGTTGGCGATCGATAGTCCAATTAGTGGCTCCCACATTATTGTTGGTTTTGATCTCGGGCTTGAACAGTTCAAAGAGCTCCCTTCTCCTGTTCTTGAGGGCCCTATTAATACCAGGTGTGTGGTTTCTGTTGGAAGTTCCCTTTGGATTCTTGATGAGTACCCTGATTCTCATAGAGATATGTGGGTGATGCTGGATAGTTCAGGGGAGGGAATTTCTTGGTCCAAAATACTCTCTAAACGCAGTGCACTTACATATTTAAGGTCTGTTAGACCTGTTTATATTTCAATGAGTGACCAGGGTATACTCTTCGAGGTGGACAGCTCACGACTTGTGTGGTATGACCTTGAAAGGAAAAtgttgaagaatgtgaggattCGCGGGCCCGCGGATAAGTTTGATTCACATGTGTACTTTCAGAGTCTCATACAGCTCAACAAGGATAGTCCACCACTGAAGCCCTCTCAAGAAAAGCCACATAAGGAACATCAAAAGAGAAggtag
- the LOC108196434 gene encoding lysophospholipid acyltransferase 1 isoform X1, whose amino-acid sequence MCSHVYYMSGDAWKEGGIDATGALMVLTLKVISCAINYNDGLLKEEDLRESQKKNRLLELPSITEYFGYCLCCGSHFAGPVFEIKDYLNWTEKKGIWTASDKGKSPSPYWPALRAILQAVICMGLYLYLSPHFPLTRFTEPIYQEWGFWKRISYQYMAGFTARWKYYFIWSISESSIIISGLGFSGWTNSSPPKARWDRAKNVDILGVELATSSVQLPLVWNIQVSTWLRHYVYDRLVQKGKKPGFFQLLATQTVSAVWHGLYPGYMIFFVQTALMIAGSRVLYKWQQSLPPKMAIVKNLLVFINFLYTLMVLNCSAAGFMVLSFHETLTAYKSVYFIATIVPVTLILLGKIIKPARPARTKARKEE is encoded by the exons ATGTGTAGCCATGTATACTACATGAGTGGGGATGCATGGAAGGAAGGGGGAATTGATGCCACTG GTGCCTTGATGGTTCTCACACTGAAAGTCATTTCTTGTGCAATCAACTACAATGATGGATTACTAAAGGAGGAAGATTTACGTGAATCACAAAAGAAAAATCGTTTACTTGAGTTGCCATCTATAACTGAGTATTTTGGATACTGCCTCTGTTGTGGTAGTCACTTTGCTGGCCCAGTTTTTGAAATTAAGGATTATCTTAATTGGACAGAAAAGAAGGGG ATTTGGACAGCTTCAGATAAGGGCAAATCCCCATCCCCATATTGGCCAGCTCTCAGAGCAATCCTCCAAGCTGTTATATGCATGGGCTTGTACCTGTATCTTTCGCCCCACTTCCCACTGACCCGTTTTACGGAACCTATATATCAAGAATGGGGTTTTTGGAAACGAATAAGTTACCAGTACATGGCTGGTTTTACGGCACGTTGGAAATATTACTTTATATGGTCAATCTCAGAATCTTCTATTATTATTTCTGGTCTGGGTTTTAGTGGCTGGACAAATTCTTCACCACCCAAAGCACGATGGGACCGTGCAAAAAATGTAGATATCTTGGGTGTTGAGTTGGCAACGAGTTCAGTTCAGCTGCCACTTGTATGGAACATACAAGTTAGTACCTGGCTTCGTCATT ATGTCTATGACAGACTCGTTCAGAAGGGAAAGAAACCTGGTTTCTTCCAGTTGCTGGCAACACAGACTGTTAGTGCTGTATGGCAT GGTCTTTATCCTGGGTACATGATATTTTTTGTTCAGACAGCTTTGATGATTGCTGGATCCAGAG TCCTATACAAATGGCAGCAATCTCTTCCTCCAAAAATGGCCATAGTGAAGAATCTATTGGTATTCATTAACTTTTTGTATACACTTATGGTTCTTAACTGCTCTGCCGCTGGTTTCATg GTATTAAGCTTCCATGAAACTCTTACCGCATACAAGAGCGTATACTTCATTGCGACCATTGTTCCTGTAACATTGATCCTTCTTGGAAAGATTATTAAACCGGCAAGGCCCGCCAGAACAAAAGCTCGCAAAGAAGAGTGA